From a region of the Takifugu flavidus isolate HTHZ2018 chromosome 20, ASM371156v2, whole genome shotgun sequence genome:
- the sec31a gene encoding protein transport protein Sec31A isoform X5 — translation MKLKEIKRTAIQSWSPAQHHPIFLATGTSAQQLDASFSTNASLEFFELDFTEPCLDMKSCGSFTSSHRYHKLVWGPHGMDDSGHPSGVLIAGGENGDVILYDPAKIMAGESDVIIAESDRHTGPVRALDINPFQTNLVASGGNESEIYIWDLNNFGSPMTPGPKTQPVEDISFVSWNRQVQHILASANPSGRASVWDLRKNDLIIKVSDHSNRMHCSGLAWNPEVATQLILASEDDRMPVIQMWDLRFATSPLKILENHTRGVLSIAWSMADPELLLSCGKDSRILCWNPNTAEVLYELPTSSQWCFDIQWCPRNPAVLSAAGFDGHIDIFSIMGGSSQAQSQRHADQISTSFGNMDPFGTGQTLPPLQLPQAAAPSATITQMKKPPKWIRRPVAASFGFGGKLVSLENPKPNPQQPQQHGPHVVHISQVVTETDFLKRSDQLQATLNTGTFVDFCQGKIGAAVNEFEKTLWSFLKANFESDVRSKYLELLGYNKEELALKISAALEEKPSDPIQVELPASASLQPVVDLSLLPPTDNPEAAFDLIAASNLLTEATPEPQSDREATEVEEPEVAADFQDDASDEPKEMEELEEEEIPLEEDKTAPVEEESVSAPKEPTEAPAPTPAETGISLSTSQDVDGLITQALLTGNFEGAVELCLHDNRMADSIILAIAGGPELLEKTQKKYFTKTHSKITKLISAVVMKDWHDILQTCELQNWKEALAAVMTYARPEEFSSLCDLLGGRLEAAENIQLRAQACLCYICAGNIEKLVSCWSRAQDGHCPLSLQDLVEKVVVLQRAVEVTQKSGPAAIGILLAEKMSQYANLLASQGSLSTAIKYLPDNTNQVAIQQLRERLSRALGQQAAAPSASTHVRKAQPATAQPLPQHSFTPIQPAMVPRPAAPAPVPVPTPAASAPAHPQYYQPAEPINPVYGMPPPGSSAPPPASSTPAYISHQYQRPQNGWNDPPALMRASKKKPVLENYTPPAPITAPIMAPLGADPQAQPVSSGAPQAMVQGQHGAQVPYSGMHQQQFAPPAVNQVMPNTSVEGAPGAPTGDVIQPLQSIPTEKIMKKPIPDEHVVLKTTFEGLIQKCLAVATDPQTRRKLDDANKRLEALYDKLREQTLSPAIVGGLHNMARSIETRCYTEGLNIHTHIVSSSNFSETSAFMPVLKVVLTQANKLGV, via the exons atgaaattaaaagaaatcaaGCGCACCGCCATCCAGAGCTGGAGTCCTGCACAACACCACCCCATCTTTCTTGCCACAG GAACATCTGCTCAGCAGCTGGACGCTTCCTTCAGCACGAATGCCTCCTTAGAGTTTTTTGAGCTGGACTTTACGGAACCATGTCTGGATATGAAGTCTTGTGGCAGCTTCACCTCTTCCCACAG ATACCACAAACTGGTCTGGGGCCCACATGGGATGGATGACAGCGGTCACCCATCTGGAGTCCTCATCGCAGGAGGTGAGAACGGCGACGTCATCCTCTATGACCCTGCCAAGATCATGGCTGGAGAGAGTGACGTGATCATTGCTGAGAGCGACAGGCACACGGGGCCTGTGAGAGCCTTAGACATCAACCCCTTTCAA ACAAACCTGGTTGCATCAGGTGGGAATGAGTCTGAAATCTACATCTGGGACTTGAATAATTTTGGCTCTCCAATGACACCAGGACCAAAAACCCAG CCCGTGGAGGACATCAGCTTCGTGTCCTGGAACAGACAAGTCCAGCACATCCTGGCCTCAGCCAACCCCAGTGGGCGAGCGTCAGTCTGGGACCTGCGTAAGAATGACCTCATCATTAAAGTCAGCGACCACAGCAACAGG ATGCATTGCTCTGGGTTAGCCTGGAACCCTGAAGTAGCAACCCAGCTGATTTTGGCCTCTGAGGACGACCGGATGCCTGTCATCCAGATGTGGGATTTACGTTTTGCGACCTCTCCTCTCAAGATTTTAGAGAATCACACACG GGGCGTTCTTTCCATTGCCTGGAGTATGGCAGATCCTGAGTTGCTCCTTAGCTGTGGGAAAGACAGCAGGATCCTTTGCTGGAATCCCAACACAGCGGAG GTGCTGTACGAGCTGCCCACCAGCAGCCAGTGGTGCTTCGACATCCAGTGGTGTCCCAGGAATCCTGCAGTGCTGTCGGCAGCAGGCTTCGATGGACACATTGACATTTTCTCTATCATGGGAGGTAGCAGCCAGGCACAAAGCCAGAGACATGCTGATCAG ATTAGCACCTCGTTTGGGAACATGGATCCCTTCGGTACTGGACAAACTTTACCTCCTCTTCAGCTGCCTCAGGCAGCTGCCCCTTCAGCCACCATCACACAGATGAAGAAACCACCTAAATGGATCCGCAGACCAGTAGCAGCCTCTTTTGGA TTTGGTGGGAAACTGGTTTCTTTGGAGAATCCAAAGCCCAAccctcagcagcctcagcagcacgGTCCACATGTGGTTCACATCAGCCAAGTCGTGACGGAAACAGACTTTTTGAAGCGATCCGACCAACTGCAGGCCACTCTGAACACGGGCACCTTTGTGGACTTCTGCCAGGGAAAGATCGGTGCTGCTGTTAATGAGTTTGAAAAGACTCTCTGGTCTTTTCTCAAG GCCAATTTTGAAAGCGATGTCCGCAGTAAGTACCTGGAACTTCTTGGGTACAATAAGGAGGAACTAGCCTTAAAG ATCTCAGCAGCACTAGAAGAAAAGCCTTCTGACCCTATACAG GTGGAGCTGCCTGCATCAGCCAGCCTGCAGCCTGTGgtggacctcagcctcctgcctCCTACCGACAATCCTGAGGCAGCTTTTGACCTGATTGCTGCATCAAACCTTCTAACAGAAGCCACACCTGAGCCGCAGAGCGACAGGGAAGCCACTGAGGTTGAAGAGCCAGAGGTGGCAGCAGATTTCCAGGATGATGCTTCTGATGAACCCAAAGAAATGGAGGagttagaggaggaggagatccccTTGGAGGAG GACAAAACGGCACCAGTAGAAGAGGAGTCTGTTTCAGCCCCCAAAGAGCCCACAGAAGCTCCAGCTCCAACTCCAGCTGAAACGGGCATCAGCCTCAGCACCAGTCAAG ATGTGGATGGACTCATCACACAGGCCCTGCTCACTGGAAACTTTGAGGGTGCCGTGGAGCtctgtctccatgacaaccgGATGGCAGACAGCATTATTCTGGCTATCGCCGGAGGACCCGAGCTCTTAGAGAAAACCCAGAAGAAGtattttacaaaaacacatAGCAAGATAACCAAG CTGATCAGCGCGGTGGTGATGAAAGACTGGCACGACATCCTGCAGACGTGTGAGCTGCAGAACTGGAAGGAGGCTCTGGCTGCTGTCATGACATACGCTCGGCCCGAGGAGTTCTCTTCCCTCTGTG atCTTCTCGGGGGCAGACTGGAGGCAGCAGAAAACATCCAGCTGCGAGCCCAGGCCTGCCTGTGTTACATCTGCGCAGGAAACATAGAAAAACTTGTGTCCTGTTGGAGCAGAGCCCAGGATGGACACTGTCCCCTGTCCCTTCAG GACCtggtggagaaggtggtggtgctgcagcGGGCTGTAGAGGTGACCCAGaagtctggtcctgctgctaTTGGCATCCTGTTGGCAGAGAAGATGAGCCAGTATGCTAACCTGCTGGCCTCTCAGGGCAGTCTGTCCACAGCCATCAAGTACCTACCTGACAACACCAACCAG GTTGCCATACAGCAGCTTCGCGAGCGTCTCAGTCGTGCTCTGGGGCAGCAGGCGGCTGCTCCATCAGCTTCAACACATGTTCGTAAAGCGCAGCCCGCCACAGCTCAGCCTCTGCCCCAGCACTCGTTCACCCCGATCCAACCCGCCATGGTGCCTCGACCAGCCGCTCCAGCTCCTGTACCCGTCCCTACTCCTGCGGCCTCTGCGCCAGCACATCCACAGTATTATCAGCCT GCAGAGCCTATAAACCCTGTCTATGGGATGCCGCCGCCGGGTTcatctgctccacctccagcctcctccactcctgcatACATCTCCCATCAGTACCAGC GGCCCCAGAATGGCTGGAATGACCCTCCAGCACTGATGAGGGCATCAAAGAAAAAG CCGGTCCTGGAGAACTACACCCCTCCTGCACCCATCACTGCACCCATCATGGCTCCGCTGGGCGCTGACCCTCAAGCCCAGCCAGTGTCCTCCGGGGCCCCTCAGGCCATGGTCCAGGGACAACACGGGGCCCAGGTGCCCTACTCTGGCATGCACCAGCAGCAGTTCGCCCCCCCAGCCGTCAATCAAGTGATGCCCAACACCAGTGTGGAGGGTGCACCCGGAGCACCAACCGGTGATGTCATACAG CCTCTACAGTCGATCCCAACTGAGAAAATTATGAAGAAGCCCATCCCCGATGAGCACGTAGTCCTGAAGACCACCTTTGAGGGGCTGATCCAGAAGTGTCTGGCTGTAGCCACCGACCCT CAAACAAGGAGGAAACTTGACGACGCCAACAAGCGTCTGGAGGCTCTTTACGACAAACTCAGAGAGCAGACG CTCTCTCCTGCCATTGTAGGAGGCCTACACAACATGGCCAGGAGCATAGAGACCAGGTGCTACACAGAGGGCCTCAACATCCACACCCACAtcgtcagcagcagcaacttcaGCGAGACGTCGGCGTTCATGCCCGTCCTGAAGGTGGTGCTGACGCAGGCCAACAAACTCGGGGTGTAA
- the sec31a gene encoding protein transport protein Sec31A isoform X3 — protein MKLKEIKRTAIQSWSPAQHHPIFLATGTSAQQLDASFSTNASLEFFELDFTEPCLDMKSCGSFTSSHRYHKLVWGPHGMDDSGHPSGVLIAGGENGDVILYDPAKIMAGESDVIIAESDRHTGPVRALDINPFQTNLVASGGNESEIYIWDLNNFGSPMTPGPKTQPVEDISFVSWNRQVQHILASANPSGRASVWDLRKNDLIIKVSDHSNRMHCSGLAWNPEVATQLILASEDDRMPVIQMWDLRFATSPLKILENHTRGVLSIAWSMADPELLLSCGKDSRILCWNPNTAEVLYELPTSSQWCFDIQWCPRNPAVLSAAGFDGHIDIFSIMGGSSQAQSQRHADQISTSFGNMDPFGTGQTLPPLQLPQAAAPSATITQMKKPPKWIRRPVAASFGFGGKLVSLENPKPNPQQPQQHGPHVVHISQVVTETDFLKRSDQLQATLNTGTFVDFCQGKIGAAVNEFEKTLWSFLKANFESDVRSKYLELLGYNKEELALKISAALEEKPSDPIQVELPASASLQPVVDLSLLPPTDNPEAAFDLIAASNLLTEATPEPQSDREATEVEEPEVAADFQDDASDEPKEMEELEEEEIPLEEDKTAPVEEESVSAPKEPTEAPAPTPAETGISLSTSQDVDGLITQALLTGNFEGAVELCLHDNRMADSIILAIAGGPELLEKTQKKYFTKTHSKITKLISAVVMKDWHDILQTCELQNWKEALAAVMTYARPEEFSSLCDLLGGRLEAAENIQLRAQACLCYICAGNIEKLVSCWSRAQDGHCPLSLQDLVEKVVVLQRAVEVTQKSGPAAIGILLAEKMSQYANLLASQGSLSTAIKYLPDNTNQVAIQQLRERLSRALGQQAAAPSASTHVRKAQPATAQPLPQHSFTPIQPAMVPRPAAPAPVPVPTPAASAPAHPQYYQPAEPINPVYGMPPPGSSAPPPASSTPAYISHQYQLYPQVSQYQPGAGGVSVYQPLQYSAGPPPLPPAEPPGFLSHYTQPTSPQQTSPVYPGQPPNSQCLSSSAPSHPPFFPSASSSFSPPSSCGASFQHGGPGSPVSYMPPPPPSGVSGSLHDSQPGLIPASQRTGPQNGWNDPPALMRASKKKPVLENYTPPAPITAPIMAPLGADPQAQPVSSGAPQAMVQGQHGAQVPYSGMHQQQFAPPAVNQVMPNTSVEGAPGAPTGDVIQPLQSIPTEKIMKKPIPDEHVVLKTTFEGLIQKCLAVATDPQTRRKLDDANKRLEALYDKLREQTLSPAIVGGLHNMARSIETRCYTEGLNIHTHIVSSSNFSETSAFMPVLKVVLTQANKLGV, from the exons atgaaattaaaagaaatcaaGCGCACCGCCATCCAGAGCTGGAGTCCTGCACAACACCACCCCATCTTTCTTGCCACAG GAACATCTGCTCAGCAGCTGGACGCTTCCTTCAGCACGAATGCCTCCTTAGAGTTTTTTGAGCTGGACTTTACGGAACCATGTCTGGATATGAAGTCTTGTGGCAGCTTCACCTCTTCCCACAG ATACCACAAACTGGTCTGGGGCCCACATGGGATGGATGACAGCGGTCACCCATCTGGAGTCCTCATCGCAGGAGGTGAGAACGGCGACGTCATCCTCTATGACCCTGCCAAGATCATGGCTGGAGAGAGTGACGTGATCATTGCTGAGAGCGACAGGCACACGGGGCCTGTGAGAGCCTTAGACATCAACCCCTTTCAA ACAAACCTGGTTGCATCAGGTGGGAATGAGTCTGAAATCTACATCTGGGACTTGAATAATTTTGGCTCTCCAATGACACCAGGACCAAAAACCCAG CCCGTGGAGGACATCAGCTTCGTGTCCTGGAACAGACAAGTCCAGCACATCCTGGCCTCAGCCAACCCCAGTGGGCGAGCGTCAGTCTGGGACCTGCGTAAGAATGACCTCATCATTAAAGTCAGCGACCACAGCAACAGG ATGCATTGCTCTGGGTTAGCCTGGAACCCTGAAGTAGCAACCCAGCTGATTTTGGCCTCTGAGGACGACCGGATGCCTGTCATCCAGATGTGGGATTTACGTTTTGCGACCTCTCCTCTCAAGATTTTAGAGAATCACACACG GGGCGTTCTTTCCATTGCCTGGAGTATGGCAGATCCTGAGTTGCTCCTTAGCTGTGGGAAAGACAGCAGGATCCTTTGCTGGAATCCCAACACAGCGGAG GTGCTGTACGAGCTGCCCACCAGCAGCCAGTGGTGCTTCGACATCCAGTGGTGTCCCAGGAATCCTGCAGTGCTGTCGGCAGCAGGCTTCGATGGACACATTGACATTTTCTCTATCATGGGAGGTAGCAGCCAGGCACAAAGCCAGAGACATGCTGATCAG ATTAGCACCTCGTTTGGGAACATGGATCCCTTCGGTACTGGACAAACTTTACCTCCTCTTCAGCTGCCTCAGGCAGCTGCCCCTTCAGCCACCATCACACAGATGAAGAAACCACCTAAATGGATCCGCAGACCAGTAGCAGCCTCTTTTGGA TTTGGTGGGAAACTGGTTTCTTTGGAGAATCCAAAGCCCAAccctcagcagcctcagcagcacgGTCCACATGTGGTTCACATCAGCCAAGTCGTGACGGAAACAGACTTTTTGAAGCGATCCGACCAACTGCAGGCCACTCTGAACACGGGCACCTTTGTGGACTTCTGCCAGGGAAAGATCGGTGCTGCTGTTAATGAGTTTGAAAAGACTCTCTGGTCTTTTCTCAAG GCCAATTTTGAAAGCGATGTCCGCAGTAAGTACCTGGAACTTCTTGGGTACAATAAGGAGGAACTAGCCTTAAAG ATCTCAGCAGCACTAGAAGAAAAGCCTTCTGACCCTATACAG GTGGAGCTGCCTGCATCAGCCAGCCTGCAGCCTGTGgtggacctcagcctcctgcctCCTACCGACAATCCTGAGGCAGCTTTTGACCTGATTGCTGCATCAAACCTTCTAACAGAAGCCACACCTGAGCCGCAGAGCGACAGGGAAGCCACTGAGGTTGAAGAGCCAGAGGTGGCAGCAGATTTCCAGGATGATGCTTCTGATGAACCCAAAGAAATGGAGGagttagaggaggaggagatccccTTGGAGGAG GACAAAACGGCACCAGTAGAAGAGGAGTCTGTTTCAGCCCCCAAAGAGCCCACAGAAGCTCCAGCTCCAACTCCAGCTGAAACGGGCATCAGCCTCAGCACCAGTCAAG ATGTGGATGGACTCATCACACAGGCCCTGCTCACTGGAAACTTTGAGGGTGCCGTGGAGCtctgtctccatgacaaccgGATGGCAGACAGCATTATTCTGGCTATCGCCGGAGGACCCGAGCTCTTAGAGAAAACCCAGAAGAAGtattttacaaaaacacatAGCAAGATAACCAAG CTGATCAGCGCGGTGGTGATGAAAGACTGGCACGACATCCTGCAGACGTGTGAGCTGCAGAACTGGAAGGAGGCTCTGGCTGCTGTCATGACATACGCTCGGCCCGAGGAGTTCTCTTCCCTCTGTG atCTTCTCGGGGGCAGACTGGAGGCAGCAGAAAACATCCAGCTGCGAGCCCAGGCCTGCCTGTGTTACATCTGCGCAGGAAACATAGAAAAACTTGTGTCCTGTTGGAGCAGAGCCCAGGATGGACACTGTCCCCTGTCCCTTCAG GACCtggtggagaaggtggtggtgctgcagcGGGCTGTAGAGGTGACCCAGaagtctggtcctgctgctaTTGGCATCCTGTTGGCAGAGAAGATGAGCCAGTATGCTAACCTGCTGGCCTCTCAGGGCAGTCTGTCCACAGCCATCAAGTACCTACCTGACAACACCAACCAG GTTGCCATACAGCAGCTTCGCGAGCGTCTCAGTCGTGCTCTGGGGCAGCAGGCGGCTGCTCCATCAGCTTCAACACATGTTCGTAAAGCGCAGCCCGCCACAGCTCAGCCTCTGCCCCAGCACTCGTTCACCCCGATCCAACCCGCCATGGTGCCTCGACCAGCCGCTCCAGCTCCTGTACCCGTCCCTACTCCTGCGGCCTCTGCGCCAGCACATCCACAGTATTATCAGCCT GCAGAGCCTATAAACCCTGTCTATGGGATGCCGCCGCCGGGTTcatctgctccacctccagcctcctccactcctgcatACATCTCCCATCAGTACCAGC TCTACCCCCAGGTCAGCCAGTACCAACCTGGAGCTGGGGGAGTGTCTGTCTATCAGCCTCTCCAGTACTCcgctggtcctcctcctcttcctccagcggaGCCCCCTGGCTTTCTTTCTCACTACACTCAGCCCACCTCACCTCAGCAAACATCTCCGGTTTATCCCGGACAGCCTCCCAACAGCCAGtgcctttcctcctctgctccctcccatcctcctttcttcccatccgcatcctcctctttttctcctccttcgtCCTGTGGGGCATCTTTCCAGCACGGCGGTCCAGGATCTCCTGTGTCATACATGCCGCCTCCTCCACCGAGTGGAGTCTCAGGTAGTCTGCATGACTCACAACCCGGGCTGATTCCCGCCTCTCAGCGAACAG GGCCCCAGAATGGCTGGAATGACCCTCCAGCACTGATGAGGGCATCAAAGAAAAAG CCGGTCCTGGAGAACTACACCCCTCCTGCACCCATCACTGCACCCATCATGGCTCCGCTGGGCGCTGACCCTCAAGCCCAGCCAGTGTCCTCCGGGGCCCCTCAGGCCATGGTCCAGGGACAACACGGGGCCCAGGTGCCCTACTCTGGCATGCACCAGCAGCAGTTCGCCCCCCCAGCCGTCAATCAAGTGATGCCCAACACCAGTGTGGAGGGTGCACCCGGAGCACCAACCGGTGATGTCATACAG CCTCTACAGTCGATCCCAACTGAGAAAATTATGAAGAAGCCCATCCCCGATGAGCACGTAGTCCTGAAGACCACCTTTGAGGGGCTGATCCAGAAGTGTCTGGCTGTAGCCACCGACCCT CAAACAAGGAGGAAACTTGACGACGCCAACAAGCGTCTGGAGGCTCTTTACGACAAACTCAGAGAGCAGACG CTCTCTCCTGCCATTGTAGGAGGCCTACACAACATGGCCAGGAGCATAGAGACCAGGTGCTACACAGAGGGCCTCAACATCCACACCCACAtcgtcagcagcagcaacttcaGCGAGACGTCGGCGTTCATGCCCGTCCTGAAGGTGGTGCTGACGCAGGCCAACAAACTCGGGGTGTAA
- the sec31a gene encoding protein transport protein Sec31A isoform X4: MKLKEIKRTAIQSWSPAQHHPIFLATGTSAQQLDASFSTNASLEFFELDFTEPCLDMKSCGSFTSSHRYHKLVWGPHGMDDSGHPSGVLIAGGENGDVILYDPAKIMAGESDVIIAESDRHTGPVRALDINPFQTNLVASGGNESEIYIWDLNNFGSPMTPGPKTQPVEDISFVSWNRQVQHILASANPSGRASVWDLRKNDLIIKVSDHSNRMHCSGLAWNPEVATQLILASEDDRMPVIQMWDLRFATSPLKILENHTRGVLSIAWSMADPELLLSCGKDSRILCWNPNTAEVLYELPTSSQWCFDIQWCPRNPAVLSAAGFDGHIDIFSIMGGSSQAQSQRHADQISTSFGNMDPFGTGQTLPPLQLPQAAAPSATITQMKKPPKWIRRPVAASFGFGGKLVSLENPKPNPQQPQQHGPHVVHISQVVTETDFLKRSDQLQATLNTGTFVDFCQGKIGAAVNEFEKTLWSFLKANFESDVRSKYLELLGYNKEELALKISAALEEKPSDPIQVELPASASLQPVVDLSLLPPTDNPEAAFDLIAASNLLTEATPEPQSDREATEVEEPEVAADFQDDASDEPKEMEELEEEEIPLEEDKTAPVEEESVSAPKEPTEAPAPTPAETGISLSTSQDVDGLITQALLTGNFEGAVELCLHDNRMADSIILAIAGGPELLEKTQKKYFTKTHSKITKLISAVVMKDWHDILQTCELQNWKEALAAVMTYARPEEFSSLCDLLGGRLEAAENIQLRAQACLCYICAGNIEKLVSCWSRAQDGHCPLSLQDLVEKVVVLQRAVEVTQKSGPAAIGILLAEKMSQYANLLASQGSLSTAIKYLPDNTNQVAIQQLRERLSRALGQQAAAPSASTHVRKAQPATAQPLPQHSFTPIQPAMVPRPAAPAPVPVPTPAASAPAHPQYYQPVRAASTVTSWSNQTPTALPNVPLPLQVGNAPEHKAEPINPVYGMPPPGSSAPPPASSTPAYISHQYQRPQNGWNDPPALMRASKKKPVLENYTPPAPITAPIMAPLGADPQAQPVSSGAPQAMVQGQHGAQVPYSGMHQQQFAPPAVNQVMPNTSVEGAPGAPTGDVIQPLQSIPTEKIMKKPIPDEHVVLKTTFEGLIQKCLAVATDPQTRRKLDDANKRLEALYDKLREQTLSPAIVGGLHNMARSIETRCYTEGLNIHTHIVSSSNFSETSAFMPVLKVVLTQANKLGV, encoded by the exons atgaaattaaaagaaatcaaGCGCACCGCCATCCAGAGCTGGAGTCCTGCACAACACCACCCCATCTTTCTTGCCACAG GAACATCTGCTCAGCAGCTGGACGCTTCCTTCAGCACGAATGCCTCCTTAGAGTTTTTTGAGCTGGACTTTACGGAACCATGTCTGGATATGAAGTCTTGTGGCAGCTTCACCTCTTCCCACAG ATACCACAAACTGGTCTGGGGCCCACATGGGATGGATGACAGCGGTCACCCATCTGGAGTCCTCATCGCAGGAGGTGAGAACGGCGACGTCATCCTCTATGACCCTGCCAAGATCATGGCTGGAGAGAGTGACGTGATCATTGCTGAGAGCGACAGGCACACGGGGCCTGTGAGAGCCTTAGACATCAACCCCTTTCAA ACAAACCTGGTTGCATCAGGTGGGAATGAGTCTGAAATCTACATCTGGGACTTGAATAATTTTGGCTCTCCAATGACACCAGGACCAAAAACCCAG CCCGTGGAGGACATCAGCTTCGTGTCCTGGAACAGACAAGTCCAGCACATCCTGGCCTCAGCCAACCCCAGTGGGCGAGCGTCAGTCTGGGACCTGCGTAAGAATGACCTCATCATTAAAGTCAGCGACCACAGCAACAGG ATGCATTGCTCTGGGTTAGCCTGGAACCCTGAAGTAGCAACCCAGCTGATTTTGGCCTCTGAGGACGACCGGATGCCTGTCATCCAGATGTGGGATTTACGTTTTGCGACCTCTCCTCTCAAGATTTTAGAGAATCACACACG GGGCGTTCTTTCCATTGCCTGGAGTATGGCAGATCCTGAGTTGCTCCTTAGCTGTGGGAAAGACAGCAGGATCCTTTGCTGGAATCCCAACACAGCGGAG GTGCTGTACGAGCTGCCCACCAGCAGCCAGTGGTGCTTCGACATCCAGTGGTGTCCCAGGAATCCTGCAGTGCTGTCGGCAGCAGGCTTCGATGGACACATTGACATTTTCTCTATCATGGGAGGTAGCAGCCAGGCACAAAGCCAGAGACATGCTGATCAG ATTAGCACCTCGTTTGGGAACATGGATCCCTTCGGTACTGGACAAACTTTACCTCCTCTTCAGCTGCCTCAGGCAGCTGCCCCTTCAGCCACCATCACACAGATGAAGAAACCACCTAAATGGATCCGCAGACCAGTAGCAGCCTCTTTTGGA TTTGGTGGGAAACTGGTTTCTTTGGAGAATCCAAAGCCCAAccctcagcagcctcagcagcacgGTCCACATGTGGTTCACATCAGCCAAGTCGTGACGGAAACAGACTTTTTGAAGCGATCCGACCAACTGCAGGCCACTCTGAACACGGGCACCTTTGTGGACTTCTGCCAGGGAAAGATCGGTGCTGCTGTTAATGAGTTTGAAAAGACTCTCTGGTCTTTTCTCAAG GCCAATTTTGAAAGCGATGTCCGCAGTAAGTACCTGGAACTTCTTGGGTACAATAAGGAGGAACTAGCCTTAAAG ATCTCAGCAGCACTAGAAGAAAAGCCTTCTGACCCTATACAG GTGGAGCTGCCTGCATCAGCCAGCCTGCAGCCTGTGgtggacctcagcctcctgcctCCTACCGACAATCCTGAGGCAGCTTTTGACCTGATTGCTGCATCAAACCTTCTAACAGAAGCCACACCTGAGCCGCAGAGCGACAGGGAAGCCACTGAGGTTGAAGAGCCAGAGGTGGCAGCAGATTTCCAGGATGATGCTTCTGATGAACCCAAAGAAATGGAGGagttagaggaggaggagatccccTTGGAGGAG GACAAAACGGCACCAGTAGAAGAGGAGTCTGTTTCAGCCCCCAAAGAGCCCACAGAAGCTCCAGCTCCAACTCCAGCTGAAACGGGCATCAGCCTCAGCACCAGTCAAG ATGTGGATGGACTCATCACACAGGCCCTGCTCACTGGAAACTTTGAGGGTGCCGTGGAGCtctgtctccatgacaaccgGATGGCAGACAGCATTATTCTGGCTATCGCCGGAGGACCCGAGCTCTTAGAGAAAACCCAGAAGAAGtattttacaaaaacacatAGCAAGATAACCAAG CTGATCAGCGCGGTGGTGATGAAAGACTGGCACGACATCCTGCAGACGTGTGAGCTGCAGAACTGGAAGGAGGCTCTGGCTGCTGTCATGACATACGCTCGGCCCGAGGAGTTCTCTTCCCTCTGTG atCTTCTCGGGGGCAGACTGGAGGCAGCAGAAAACATCCAGCTGCGAGCCCAGGCCTGCCTGTGTTACATCTGCGCAGGAAACATAGAAAAACTTGTGTCCTGTTGGAGCAGAGCCCAGGATGGACACTGTCCCCTGTCCCTTCAG GACCtggtggagaaggtggtggtgctgcagcGGGCTGTAGAGGTGACCCAGaagtctggtcctgctgctaTTGGCATCCTGTTGGCAGAGAAGATGAGCCAGTATGCTAACCTGCTGGCCTCTCAGGGCAGTCTGTCCACAGCCATCAAGTACCTACCTGACAACACCAACCAG GTTGCCATACAGCAGCTTCGCGAGCGTCTCAGTCGTGCTCTGGGGCAGCAGGCGGCTGCTCCATCAGCTTCAACACATGTTCGTAAAGCGCAGCCCGCCACAGCTCAGCCTCTGCCCCAGCACTCGTTCACCCCGATCCAACCCGCCATGGTGCCTCGACCAGCCGCTCCAGCTCCTGTACCCGTCCCTACTCCTGCGGCCTCTGCGCCAGCACATCCACAGTATTATCAGCCT GTGAGGGCTGCTTCCACTGTCACCTCCTGGAGTAACCAAACTCCTACAGCCCTCCCAAATGTCCCACTTCCTCTTCAAGTAGGCAACGCCCCAGAACACAAG GCAGAGCCTATAAACCCTGTCTATGGGATGCCGCCGCCGGGTTcatctgctccacctccagcctcctccactcctgcatACATCTCCCATCAGTACCAGC GGCCCCAGAATGGCTGGAATGACCCTCCAGCACTGATGAGGGCATCAAAGAAAAAG CCGGTCCTGGAGAACTACACCCCTCCTGCACCCATCACTGCACCCATCATGGCTCCGCTGGGCGCTGACCCTCAAGCCCAGCCAGTGTCCTCCGGGGCCCCTCAGGCCATGGTCCAGGGACAACACGGGGCCCAGGTGCCCTACTCTGGCATGCACCAGCAGCAGTTCGCCCCCCCAGCCGTCAATCAAGTGATGCCCAACACCAGTGTGGAGGGTGCACCCGGAGCACCAACCGGTGATGTCATACAG CCTCTACAGTCGATCCCAACTGAGAAAATTATGAAGAAGCCCATCCCCGATGAGCACGTAGTCCTGAAGACCACCTTTGAGGGGCTGATCCAGAAGTGTCTGGCTGTAGCCACCGACCCT CAAACAAGGAGGAAACTTGACGACGCCAACAAGCGTCTGGAGGCTCTTTACGACAAACTCAGAGAGCAGACG CTCTCTCCTGCCATTGTAGGAGGCCTACACAACATGGCCAGGAGCATAGAGACCAGGTGCTACACAGAGGGCCTCAACATCCACACCCACAtcgtcagcagcagcaacttcaGCGAGACGTCGGCGTTCATGCCCGTCCTGAAGGTGGTGCTGACGCAGGCCAACAAACTCGGGGTGTAA